A genomic stretch from Falco cherrug isolate bFalChe1 chromosome 3, bFalChe1.pri, whole genome shotgun sequence includes:
- the ZMYM4 gene encoding zinc finger MYM-type protein 4 isoform X1 has protein sequence MVVPNVLSQVVPCADLHVVVSLNERVGGVQAAKHTLFLITASLVLSPIIKRFVTTREGGVPRVRMYKFEEKSDAVFDITEKCGEILDAEMSEDADHNLTPALDSLSYGIQNRTGSENSLLDDDDDDYFLNSGDLAGIPVVGSDNEDDQNFTPKDTLSSAIHDEDHLEEGKRVTEHELDSEKEIQIQNAIQKDLASPFEQGPVFKSIRKDFSITRDNGKETFSAKDKNREGHFQEREKRLEKIPKDMDSRLKSSFLDKAVHNQVEETLRTQLAPQTPETNFRESSYLFSSKESIGQELGNSFAPNIRIKEEPLDDEYDKAMAPQQGLLDKIKDEPDNSEEYGQQPKSQEGELKISAVFSVSGSPLAPQLSSGFQPAVASSGMSKMLPSVPTTAVRVSCSGCKKILQKGQTAYQRKGSTQLFCSTLCLTGYTVPASRPPASTKKTCSSCSKDILNPKDVITAQFDNTNSSKDFCSQSCLSTYELKRKPIVTIHTNSISTKCSMCQKNAVIRHEVNYQNVVHKLCSDACFSKFRSANNLTMNCCENCGGYCYSGSGQCHMLQIEGQSKKFCSSTCVTAYKQSAKITPCTLCKSLRSSAEMIESANNLGKTELFCSVNCLSAYRVKLVTSAGVQVQCNSCKTSANPQYHLAMSDGSIRNFCSYSCVVAFQNLFNKPAGMNSSVVPLSQGQVIVSIPSGAMVSAGGTSSTVSPSSVSSSAAAGLQRLAAQSQQVTFARPVVKLRCQHCNRLFATKPELLDYKGKMFQFCGKTCCDEYKKRSSVMAMCEYCKIEKIIKETVRFSGIDKPFCSEGCKLLYKHDLAKHWGNHCKMCSYCLQASPKQVQSHFGGKMEEFCSEECMSKFTVLFYQMAKCDGCKRQGKLSESMKWQGEIKHFCNLLCILLFCNQQSVSDPPPPNSTANLSMAPASSSGPPPLRKDSTPVIANVVSLASTPAAQPTVNSNNVLQGAVPTVTAKIIGDASTQTDALKLPPSQPPRLLKNKALLCKPITQTKATSCKPHTQNKECQTEEEEAVKPQIVVVPVPVPVFVPVPLHLYTQYTPVPLGMPVPVPVPMLFPTTLDNADKIIETIQDIKEKMPTNPFEADLLQMAEMIAEDEGKEKTHSHGGSQTSEHELFLDPKIFEKDQGSTYSGDLESEAVSTPHSWEDELNHYALRSNALPEPDPELKQFSKGDVEQDLEADFPSDSFDPLSKGLGLHSRSRARRRHRDGFPQPKRRGRKKSVVSVEPRNLMQGSYPGCSVSGMTLKYMYGVNAWKNWVQWKNSQEEQGDLKFSVCPVKLKEDILSCTFAELSFGLCQFIQEVRRPNGEKYDPDSILYLCLGIQQYLFENGRIDNIFTEPYSRFMIELTKLLKIWEPTILPNGYMFSRIEEEHLWECKQLGAYSPIVLLNTLLFFNTKYFQLKNVSEHLKLSFAHVMRRTRTLKYNTKMTYLRFFPPFQKQEVESDKLSVGKRKRSEDEEIPTAVEMAENTDNPLRCPVRLYEFYLSKCSESVKQRSDVFYLQPERSCVPNSPMWYSTLPIDPGTLDIMLTRILMVREVHEELAKVKSEDSDIELSD, from the exons ATGGTAGTCCCTAATGTGCTCTCGCAGGTGGTCCCTTGTGCTGACTTGCATGTTGTCGTTTCTTTGAATGAAAGAGTTGGAGGGGTCCAGGCTGCAAAACATACTCTTTTCCTAATAACAGCATCTCTGGTTTTGTCCCCTATTATTAAAAGATTTGTTACCACCAGAGAAGGAGGAGTGCCTAGGGTTCGGATGTATAAG tTTGAAGAGAAGTCTGATGCGGTATTTgatattacagaaaaat GTGGTGAAATTCTGGATGCAGAAATGTCTGAGGATGCTGACCATAACTTAACACCTGCCCTCGACAGCTTATCTTATGGAATACAGAATCGAACAGGATCTGAAAACTCACTGctggatgatgatgatgacgatTATTTTCTGAACTCTGGGGATCTTGCAGGCATACCTGTTGTTGGGAGTGACAATGAAGATGATCAAAATTTCACTCCAAAAGACACTCTTTCTTCAGCGATTCATGATGAAGACCATCTGGAAGAGGGCAAGAGAGTTACAGAACATGAACTggacagtgaaaaagaaattcagattcAGAATGCAATCCAAAAGGATCTTGCTTCACCATTTGAGCAGGGCCCTGTATTTAAATCAATTCGAAAAGATTTTAGCATAACAAGAGATAATGGCAAAGAGACTTTTTCAGCGAAGGACAAGAATAGAGAAGGACATTTTCAAGAACGTGAAAAACGGTTGGAAAAAATCCCTAAAGATATGGATTCTAGattgaaaagcagttttcttgaCAAAGCAG TTCATAATCAAGTAGAAGAAACATTACGGACGCAGTTAGCGCCACAAACTCCAGAAACTAACTTCAGG GAGTCTAGCTACCTATTTTCTAGTAAGGAATCTATTGGACAAGAGCTGGGGAATTCCTTTGCACCAAATATTAGAATTAAGGAGGAGCCTTTGGATGACGAATATGATAAAGCTATGGCCCCACAGCAGGGACTATTAGACAAAATTAAAGATGAACCTGATAATTCCGAG gAGTACGGCCAACAGCCAAAATCTCAGGAAGGGGAGCTGAAAAtcagtgctgtattttcagtCAGTGGCAGTCCTCTTG ctcCACAGCTGTCATCAGGTTTCCAGCCTGCTGTGGCATCCTCTGGCATGAGTAAAATGCTTCCTTCAGTTCCAACCACAGCTGTTCGTGTTTCCTGTTCTGGCTgtaaaaaaatcctgcagaagGGGCAAACGGCATACCAGAGGAAAGGCTCTACCCAGCTCTTCTGCTCCACACTGTGCCTCACTGGATACACTGTTCCAGCTTCTCGCCCACCAGCTTCTACCAAGAAAACCTGCTCAAGCTGTTCAAA agACATTCTAAATCCAAAGGATGTAATCACTGCCCAGTTTGACAATACAAACTCCAGTAAGGATTTCTGCAGCCAGTCTTGTCTTTCTACATATGAACTGAAAAGGAAACCTATTGTTACTATTCATACTAACAGCATTTCAACGAAGTGCAGCATGTGCCAGAAGAATGCAGTG attaGACACGAAGTGAATTACCAGAACGTTGTACACAAGCTCTGCAGCGATGCCTGCTTCTCCAAGTTCCGCTCGGCTAACAACTTGACGATGAACTGCTGTGAGAATTGCGGAGGATACTGCTACAGTGGCTCTGGCCAGTGTCACATGCTTCAAATAGAGGGACAGTCAAAAAAGTTCTGCAGTTCAACATGTGTGACGGCGTACAAGCAG TCAGCTAAAATTACACCTTGCACACTGTGTAAATCTTTGAGATCTTCAGCCGAGATGATAGAGAGCGCAAATAACTTGGGAAAAACTGAACTGTTTTGCTCTGTTAACTGCTTGTCAGCATATAGAGTAAAACTGGTTACTTCTGCAG GTGTTCAAGTTCAGTGCAACAGCTGTAAAACTTCAGCAAACCCTCAGTATCACTTGGCTATGTCAGATGGGAGCATACGCAATTTTTGCAGCTACAGTTGTGTAGTAGCTTTTCAG aatttgTTCAACAAGCCTGCAGGAATGAACTCCTCAGTGGTACCTCTGTCGCAAGGTCAAGTCATTGTAAGCATTCCCTCGGGGGCAATGGTATCAGCAGGTGGCACCAGCTCGACTGTGTCCCCCAGCTCCGTGAgcagttcagctgcagctggtCTACAGAGGCTGGCTGCCCAGTCCCAGCAAGTCACTTTTGCCCGCCCTGTTGTAAAACTCAGGTGTCAGCACTGTAACAGATTGTTTGCAACCAAACCAGAACTGCTTGACTACAAG GGTAAAATGTTCCAGTTCTGTGGGAAGACCTGCTGTGACGAATATAAGAAGAGGAGCAGTGTAATGGCAATGTGTGAATACTGCAAAATTGAGAAAATTATCAAGGAGACAGTGCGATTCTCAGGCATAGATAAACCATTCTGTAGTGAAG GTTGTAAACTGCTCTATAAACATGACTTGGCTAAGCACTGGGGAAATCACTGTAAAATGTGCAGTTACTGTTTACAGGCTTCCCCCAAACAGGTCCAGAGTCACTTTGGGGGGAAAATGGAGGAATTTTGCTCAGAGGAGTGCATGTCTAAAttcacagttttgttttacCAG ATGGCAAAGTGTGATGGTTGTAAGAGACAAGGTAAACTCAGCGAGTCCATGAAATGGCAAGGGGAGATCAAGCATTTTTGCAATCTGCTTTGTATTCTGTTGTTCTGTAATCAGCAAAGCGTTTCTGACCCTCCACCCCCAAACAGCACAG CAAACCTTTCTATGGCACCAGCTTCCTCCTCAGGCCCTCCTCCTTTGAGAAAGGACTCAACCCCTGTCATAGCAAATGTGGTGTCCCTTGCAAGCacccctgctgcccagcctACGGTGAATTCCAACAATGTTTTACAGG gtGCAGTCCCTACTgtgacagcaaaaataatagGAGAT GCTAGTACTCAGACAGATGCCCTAAAGCTACCACCATCACAACCACCTAGGCTTCTAAAAAATAAAGCGTTACTGTGCAAGCCAATCACACAGACTAAGGCCACCTCATGCAAAcctcacacacaaaacaaagaatGCCAGACAG aagaagaagaagctGTTAAACCCCAGATTGTTGTGGTGCCTGTTCCTGTACCAGTGTTTGTGCCAGTGCCCCTTCACCTCTACACTCAGTACACACCAGTTCCACTTGGGATGCCAGTACCT GTGCCAGTTCCCATGCTCTTCCCAACTACCCTGGATAATGCTGATAAGATCATTGAAACTATTCAGGATATCAAGGAAAAGATGCCCACAAATCCATTTGAAGCTGATCTCCTTCAGATGGCAGAAATGATTGCAGAAgatgaggggaaagaaaaaacacactctCATGGTG GATCTCAAACATCTGAACATGAGCTCTTCCTGGACCCCAAGATATTTGAGAAAG ACCAAGGTAGCACTTACAGTGGAGATCTGGAATCGGAAGCAGTGTCCACTCCACACAGCTGGGAGGATGAGTTAAATCACTACGCCTTACGATCAAATGCCCTGCCAGAACCAGATCCAGAACTGAAGCAGTTCTCCAAAGGTGATGTGGAACAGGACCTGGAGGCTGATTTTCCATCAG ACTCATTTGACCCCCTGAGTAAAGGACTGGGTTTGCATTCGCGTTCACGAGCAAGACGGAGACATAGAGATGGCTTCCCACAGCCAAAAAGACGG GGACGGAAGAAGTCTGTAGTTTCTGTAGAGCCCCGGAATCTGATGCAGGGCTCCTATCCAGGTTGCTCTGTTTCTGGGATGACCCTAAAGTATATGTACGGGGTAAATGCCTGGAAAAACTGGGTCCAATGGAAAAATTCACAGGAGGAACAAGGGGACCTGAAGTTTTCAG TTTGTCCTGTGAAACTCAAGGAGGACATTCTCTCATGCACTTTTGCTGAGCTGAGTTTTGGCTTGTGCCAGTTTATTCAAGAGGTGCGGAGaccaaatggagaaaaatatgaTCCTGACAGCATCTTATACTTGTGCCTTGGAATTCAGCAG tACCTGTTTGAGAATGGTAGAATAGATAACATTTTTACCGAGCCCTATTCCAGGTTTATGATTGAACTTacaaaacttttgaaaatctggGAACCTACAATTCTTCCAAATG GTTATATGTTCTCAAGAATCGAAGAGGAGCACTTGTGGGAATGTAAACAGCTGGGTGCATATTCCCCTATTGTTTTATTGAACACACTTCTATTCTTCAACACCAAATACTTCCAACTAAAGAATGTCAGTGAGCACCTGAAACTGTCCTTTGCCCATGTTATGAGACGCACCCGAACTCTGAAGTATAATACTAAGATGACATATTTACGTTTTTTCCCACCCTTTCAAAAACAAGAGGTAGAATCAG ATAAATTATCTGTAGGCAAAAGGAAACGCAGTGAAGATGAGGAGATTCCAACAGCAGTGGAAATGGCTGAAAATACGGATAATCCTCTGAGATGTCCAGTCCGACTTTATGAATTTTACTTATCAAAATG TTCTGAAAGCGTGAAGCAGAGAAGTGATGTATTTTACCTTCAACCTGAGCGCTCCTGTGTACCCAATAGCCCCATGTGGTATTCCACATTGCCAATAGACCCAGGAACCTTGGACATCATGTTAACACGTATTCT